In one window of Rhodopseudomonas palustris HaA2 DNA:
- the phoU gene encoding phosphate signaling complex protein PhoU → MGFEHTTKAFDGDLQELTRMVAEMGGLAERQIVDSVDALVRRDVALGARVVAADSEIDQMQRVIEERAVLTIARRQPMAVDLREIVGAMRVATDLERIGDLSKNIAKRVNAIDSDFHPLKLIRGLEHMTDLVQSQVKSVLDAYTAHDLPAAMVVWNGDEEVDAICTSLFRELLTYMMEDPRNISFCIHLMFCAKNIERIGDHATNIAETVFYMVEGEQLLEKRPKGDMTTFANATPGN, encoded by the coding sequence ATGGGCTTCGAGCACACCACCAAGGCGTTCGACGGCGACCTGCAGGAGCTGACCCGGATGGTCGCCGAGATGGGCGGCCTGGCCGAGCGCCAGATCGTCGATTCGGTCGACGCGCTGGTCCGGCGCGACGTCGCACTCGGCGCCCGCGTCGTCGCGGCCGATTCCGAGATCGACCAGATGCAGCGCGTCATCGAGGAGCGCGCCGTGCTGACGATCGCGCGGCGGCAGCCGATGGCGGTCGACCTGCGCGAGATCGTCGGCGCGATGCGCGTCGCCACTGATCTCGAGCGGATCGGCGACCTGTCGAAGAACATCGCCAAGCGGGTCAACGCGATCGACAGCGACTTCCACCCGCTGAAGCTGATCCGCGGCCTCGAGCACATGACCGACCTGGTGCAGTCGCAGGTCAAGTCGGTGCTGGACGCCTACACCGCGCACGACCTGCCGGCCGCGATGGTGGTGTGGAACGGCGACGAGGAAGTCGACGCGATCTGCACCTCGCTGTTCCGCGAGCTCTTGACCTACATGATGGAAGATCCGCGCAACATCTCGTTCTGCATCCACCTGATGTTCTGCGCCAAGAACATCGAGCGGATCGGCGATCACGCCACCAACATCGCCGAGACGGTGTTCTACATGGTCGAGGGCGAGCAGCTTCTCGAAAAGCGCCCGAAGGGCGACATGACGACTTTCGCCAACGCGACGCCGGGCAACTGA
- the phoB gene encoding phosphate regulon transcriptional regulator PhoB, producing the protein MGARILVVEDEEALTTLLRYNLESDGYDVETVARGDDADTRMKERLPDLVVLDWMLPGLSGIELCRRLRARTDTKQLPIIMLTARGEESERVRGLATGADDYIVKPFSVPELLARVKGLLRRAAPERLATVLTYGDLELDRDKRRVARSGRPIDLGPTEYRLLEFFLEHPGRVFSREQLLDGVWGRDIYIDERTVDVHIGRLRKLLNPGREQDPIRTVRGAGYALDDRFAKVE; encoded by the coding sequence ATGGGTGCGCGCATTCTGGTGGTTGAAGACGAGGAAGCGCTGACCACGCTGCTGCGATACAATCTCGAATCCGACGGCTACGACGTCGAAACCGTCGCCCGCGGCGACGATGCCGACACACGGATGAAGGAGCGGCTGCCGGATCTGGTGGTGCTGGACTGGATGCTGCCGGGTCTCTCCGGCATCGAACTGTGCCGCCGGCTGCGGGCGCGGACCGACACCAAGCAGTTGCCGATCATCATGTTGACCGCGCGCGGCGAGGAGAGCGAACGCGTCCGCGGCCTCGCCACCGGCGCCGACGACTACATCGTCAAGCCGTTCTCGGTGCCGGAACTGCTGGCGCGGGTGAAGGGTCTGCTGCGTCGCGCCGCACCCGAGCGGCTCGCCACCGTGCTGACCTATGGCGATCTCGAACTCGACCGCGACAAGCGCCGCGTCGCGCGCAGCGGCCGGCCGATCGATCTCGGCCCGACCGAATATCGCCTGCTCGAATTCTTCCTGGAGCATCCCGGCCGGGTGTTCAGCCGCGAGCAACTGCTCGACGGCGTCTGGGGCCGCGACATCTACATCGACGAGCGCACCGTCGACGTCCACATCGGCCGTCTGCGCAAGCTGCTCAATCCGGGCCGCGAGCAGGACCCGATCCGCACCGTGCGCGGCGCCGGCTACGCGCTCGACGATCGCTTCGCCAAGGTGGAGTAA
- a CDS encoding GcrA family cell cycle regulator produces MTTLTWTDERVEQLKKLWEGGLSASQIAAELGNVTRNAVIGKVHRLGLSGRAKSPSSAAPRQRKARPAQHMMRVTRPVARGNTALAHVFEVEAEPDPIAIDNVVPMNQRLSLLELNEATCHWPVGDPSSPEFFFCGGKSLPGLPYCAHHSRIAYQPVGDRRRQAPKTTR; encoded by the coding sequence ATGACAACATTGACTTGGACCGACGAGCGCGTCGAGCAGTTGAAGAAGCTATGGGAAGGCGGGCTGTCGGCGAGTCAAATTGCCGCGGAGCTCGGCAACGTGACGCGCAACGCCGTGATCGGCAAGGTCCATCGGCTCGGCCTGTCGGGCCGGGCCAAGAGCCCGTCCTCGGCGGCGCCGCGCCAGCGCAAGGCGCGCCCCGCCCAGCACATGATGCGGGTGACGCGGCCGGTGGCGCGCGGCAATACCGCGCTGGCGCATGTGTTCGAGGTCGAGGCCGAGCCCGATCCGATCGCGATCGACAACGTCGTACCGATGAACCAGCGGCTGTCGCTGCTCGAACTCAACGAAGCCACCTGCCACTGGCCGGTCGGCGATCCGTCGAGCCCCGAGTTCTTCTTCTGCGGCGGCAAATCGCTGCCCGGCCTGCCGTATTGCGCGCATCACTCGCGCATCGCCTATCAGCCGGTCGGTGACCGCCGGCGGCAGGCGCCGAAGACGACGCGGTAA
- a CDS encoding aspartate aminotransferase family protein → MSSAKSSAATTSHLLPVFARADVAFERGEGAWLISTTGERYLDFTSGVAVNSLGHCHPHLVEALQQQATKLWHMSNLFKSPDGERLAARLCEQSFADFVFFANSGAEAMECALKMTRHHHFSKGNPERTRIITFAGAFHGRTLGTLAATGSAKYLEGYGEPLDGFDQVPLGDLDAVKKAIGPTTAGILIEPLQGEGGVRSPEPAFFRALRDLCDSNGLLLIFDEVQTGMGRTGELFAYQRIGVAPDIMSLAKALGGGFPIGACLATADAAEGMAPGSHGSTFGGNPLAVAAANAVLDVMLEPGFLDHVRRMSLLLKQKLAGIVDRYPQVLSEIRGEGLLIGLKAVVPSTDLVAALRDQNLLTVGAGDNVVRLLPPLIVDEVEIDEAVTRLERACGVLSGQAAQREAV, encoded by the coding sequence ATGTCGAGTGCTAAGTCGAGTGCAGCTACTACGTCCCATCTCCTGCCGGTGTTCGCGAGGGCGGATGTCGCCTTCGAGCGCGGCGAGGGTGCCTGGCTGATCTCGACCACCGGCGAGCGCTACCTCGATTTCACCAGCGGCGTCGCGGTCAATTCGCTCGGCCATTGCCATCCGCATCTGGTCGAAGCGTTGCAGCAGCAGGCGACCAAACTGTGGCACATGTCGAACCTGTTCAAGAGTCCGGACGGCGAGCGCCTCGCCGCGCGGCTGTGCGAGCAGAGCTTCGCCGATTTCGTGTTCTTCGCCAATTCCGGCGCGGAGGCGATGGAGTGCGCGCTGAAGATGACGCGGCACCACCATTTCTCCAAAGGCAATCCGGAGCGCACCCGGATCATCACCTTCGCGGGCGCGTTCCACGGCCGCACGCTCGGCACGCTCGCCGCCACCGGCTCGGCGAAGTATCTCGAAGGCTATGGCGAGCCGCTCGACGGCTTCGACCAAGTGCCGCTCGGCGATCTCGACGCGGTGAAGAAGGCGATCGGCCCGACCACCGCCGGCATCCTGATCGAGCCGCTGCAGGGCGAGGGCGGGGTCCGTTCGCCGGAGCCGGCGTTCTTCCGCGCGCTGCGCGATCTGTGCGACAGCAATGGCCTGCTGCTGATTTTCGACGAGGTACAGACCGGCATGGGCCGCACCGGCGAGCTGTTCGCTTACCAGCGGATCGGCGTGGCGCCCGATATCATGTCGCTGGCCAAGGCGCTCGGCGGCGGTTTCCCGATCGGCGCCTGCCTCGCCACCGCGGATGCCGCCGAGGGCATGGCGCCGGGTTCGCACGGCTCGACCTTCGGCGGCAATCCGCTCGCCGTCGCCGCCGCCAATGCGGTGCTCGACGTGATGCTGGAGCCCGGCTTCCTCGATCACGTCCGGCGGATGTCGCTGCTGTTGAAGCAGAAGCTCGCCGGCATCGTCGATCGCTATCCGCAGGTGCTGAGCGAGATCCGCGGCGAAGGGCTGCTGATCGGCCTCAAGGCGGTGGTGCCGTCGACCGATCTGGTCGCCGCCCTGCGCGACCAGAATTTGCTCACGGTCGGCGCCGGCGACAACGTCGTGCGGCTGCTGCCGCCGCTGATCGTCGACGAGGTGGAGATCGACGAGGCGGTGACGCGGCTCGAGCGCGCCTGCGGCGTGTTGTCCGGCCAGGCCGCGCAGCGGGAGGCGGTGTGA